From Epinephelus lanceolatus isolate andai-2023 chromosome 2, ASM4190304v1, whole genome shotgun sequence, one genomic window encodes:
- the il17a/f1 gene encoding interleukin 17a/f1 translates to MFLTSNFSKVKAVCVVAMVMMMMMKEAAAKPAGHSKHSVKTHKTSSDGATVETVPLQLDPNALTASKNIRPLQNSSISPWIYNITSDDSLFPPVLSEARCLLRGCLDSEGQEDLNLESRPIMHQVLLLRRVKPTGAEHSYHYRLETRLIAVGCTCIRPIVQHQD, encoded by the exons ATGTTTTTGACATCAAACTTCTCCAAAGTGAAG GCTGTCTGTGTGGTGGCGAtggtcatgatgatgatgatgaaggaaGCGGCAGCAAAACCAGCAGGTCATTCAAAACACTCAGTGAAGACACACAAGACGTCCTCTGATGGTGCAACGGTGGAAACGGTCCCCCTGCAGCTTGACCCCAACGCTTTGACTGCCTCCAAAAACATCAGGCCCCTGCAGAACTCCTCCATCTCCCCGTGGATATACAA CATCACCAGTGACGACTCTCTGTTCCCTCCGGTGTTGTCAGAGGCTCGCTGTTTGCTGCGCGGCTGTCTGGACTCAGAGGGCCAGGAAGACCTGAACCTTGAGTCCAGACCCATCATGCACCAGGTCCTGCTGCTGCGCCGTGTCAAACCGACAGGGGCGGAGCACAGTTACCACTACAGGCTGGAGACCCGCCTCATCGCTGTGGGCTGCACCTGCATCCGACCCATTGTCCAACACCAAGACTGA
- the LOC117258340 gene encoding stathmin-4-like isoform X2 — protein sequence MTLAAYREKMRELPLVSLFCSCILPQPRDTPADKNEGVVDLNLCNIRDMEVIELNKRASGQAFEVILKPPTFDGGPELRATTPPRQKPSLEEIQKKLDAAQERRKCQEAELLKHLAERREHEREVAQKALTKERQEHRADAVKEQLQMHLNASQERLQEEDKHSVEVS from the exons ATGACTCTAGCAG cATACAGGGAGAAGATGCGAGAGCTCCCCCTGGTGTCTCTCTTCTGCTCCTGCATCCTTCCCCAACCAAGGGACACCCCAGCTGACAAGAATGAAG GTGTAGTGGACTTGAACCTGTGCAACATCCGGGACATGGAGGTGATCGAGCTGAACAAGCGAGCGAGTGGCCAGGCCTTCGAGGTCATCCTGAAGCCGCCTACCTTTGACGGGGGCCCTGAGCTGAGGGCGACCACACCGCCTCGCCAGAAACCCTCACTGGAGGAGATCCAGAAGAAGCTGGATGCCGcccaggagaggaggaag TGTCAGGAGGCGGAGCTGCTGAAGCACCTGGCTGAGAGGAGGGAGCATGAGCGTGAAGTTGCTCAGAAAGCTCTGACCAAAGAGCGTCAGGAACATCGCGCTGACGCCGTCAAGGAGCAGCTGCAGATGCACCTGAACGCCTCACAGGAGCGACtgcaggaggag GACAAGCACAGTGTGGAG GTGTCTTGA
- the LOC117258340 gene encoding stathmin-4-like isoform X1 has translation MTLAAYREKMRELPLVSLFCSCILPQPRDTPADKNEAGVVDLNLCNIRDMEVIELNKRASGQAFEVILKPPTFDGGPELRATTPPRQKPSLEEIQKKLDAAQERRKCQEAELLKHLAERREHEREVAQKALTKERQEHRADAVKEQLQMHLNASQERLQEEDKHSVEVS, from the exons ATGACTCTAGCAG cATACAGGGAGAAGATGCGAGAGCTCCCCCTGGTGTCTCTCTTCTGCTCCTGCATCCTTCCCCAACCAAGGGACACCCCAGCTGACAAGAATGAAG CAGGTGTAGTGGACTTGAACCTGTGCAACATCCGGGACATGGAGGTGATCGAGCTGAACAAGCGAGCGAGTGGCCAGGCCTTCGAGGTCATCCTGAAGCCGCCTACCTTTGACGGGGGCCCTGAGCTGAGGGCGACCACACCGCCTCGCCAGAAACCCTCACTGGAGGAGATCCAGAAGAAGCTGGATGCCGcccaggagaggaggaag TGTCAGGAGGCGGAGCTGCTGAAGCACCTGGCTGAGAGGAGGGAGCATGAGCGTGAAGTTGCTCAGAAAGCTCTGACCAAAGAGCGTCAGGAACATCGCGCTGACGCCGTCAAGGAGCAGCTGCAGATGCACCTGAACGCCTCACAGGAGCGACtgcaggaggag GACAAGCACAGTGTGGAG GTGTCTTGA